From one Tsukamurella tyrosinosolvens genomic stretch:
- a CDS encoding SAVED domain-containing protein — protein sequence MTRPSPNIDVHAEAQQAIASETARRLPLEAGGILLGYREDSNVIVTHALAIGSAKATTDRYVRDDARANALLKEFLAPRAADDPIGYVGEWHSHPIPSAPSPIDIAAIRAAAKGSDGPLAMLVYSPGATGEFRGLIARRTRFGRTATRTASVSVPPSRFKPLGPLPSGAVRGDGPVFISYRQSDGTPQAESLENLLRAAGLVVWRDRIDLRPGTTTDRLEQALTAGLSAAVLLVTPDIVDSIIVRERELPRLLQLDRDPAFGLCIANAVARGNNSKCDYDAPDRLLRLAPARTLADKKQANMLEQAGQIEIVRDLLMHRIERRKPAIHADGRDFTIRVQSRPVAFASDADESDLHLRIKPPDTGRLPSPEGLEYLRRTLPLTSDAVYAANSPRVRISGGAHLSVGLALGAALPETKLGNLVVVDVQGKTWEATVPEDDPNITRLRTEMVPPGHGRGAGKPDRVAVFVTLTPEPDRTVFDRLVSDDGEGFSEVEILSLEGSERIDPREAARLSINIAQRIRQLSARHGRAEVNLAFHGPFTMAVLLGRHLNTLRTVVYELDGDISRGPSYKPMIALEPGTTVGPITDVLARRDSPAERLSAPNEDAS from the coding sequence GTGACTCGGCCATCGCCGAACATCGACGTGCATGCAGAAGCCCAGCAGGCCATCGCATCCGAGACCGCGAGACGCCTCCCTCTGGAGGCTGGCGGCATCCTCCTCGGATACCGAGAAGACAGCAACGTAATAGTCACCCATGCCTTGGCCATCGGCAGTGCCAAGGCAACAACAGACAGGTATGTTCGCGACGACGCCCGCGCGAATGCGCTCCTCAAGGAATTCCTCGCACCACGAGCAGCCGATGACCCGATCGGGTACGTCGGCGAATGGCACAGTCATCCCATTCCATCCGCCCCCAGTCCGATCGACATCGCTGCCATCCGCGCCGCCGCCAAAGGCAGCGATGGCCCACTTGCAATGCTCGTCTACTCGCCTGGCGCTACCGGCGAGTTCCGCGGTCTCATTGCCCGACGCACACGATTTGGCCGTACTGCGACGCGCACAGCGTCGGTCTCAGTCCCGCCGTCGCGGTTCAAGCCACTAGGTCCACTGCCATCCGGCGCTGTGCGAGGCGACGGCCCCGTCTTCATCTCCTACCGCCAATCGGACGGGACCCCACAAGCAGAGTCCCTGGAGAATCTGCTCCGCGCCGCCGGCCTCGTAGTATGGCGCGATCGCATCGACCTCCGACCAGGGACAACCACCGATCGCCTCGAACAGGCCCTGACCGCCGGGCTCTCAGCAGCCGTTCTCCTCGTAACACCGGATATCGTCGACAGCATCATCGTCCGCGAGCGCGAATTGCCCCGGCTACTCCAGCTCGATCGTGATCCAGCTTTCGGCCTGTGCATCGCCAACGCTGTCGCTCGAGGAAACAACTCGAAATGCGACTACGACGCTCCGGACCGGCTCCTCAGGCTTGCGCCAGCCCGCACTCTGGCCGACAAGAAACAGGCCAACATGCTAGAACAGGCGGGCCAAATCGAGATTGTGCGCGATCTCCTCATGCACCGCATCGAGCGACGAAAGCCCGCAATCCACGCCGACGGCCGGGACTTCACGATTCGTGTACAGAGCCGCCCAGTCGCGTTCGCGAGCGATGCCGATGAGTCGGACCTGCACCTCCGAATCAAGCCGCCCGACACCGGCCGACTCCCCTCCCCCGAAGGACTCGAATACCTGCGACGAACACTCCCGTTGACCAGTGATGCCGTTTACGCGGCAAACTCACCGCGCGTCCGCATCTCGGGTGGCGCTCACCTATCAGTCGGACTCGCCCTGGGGGCCGCGCTACCGGAGACCAAGTTGGGCAACCTCGTGGTGGTGGATGTCCAGGGCAAAACCTGGGAAGCCACTGTCCCCGAAGACGACCCGAACATCACACGGCTCAGGACCGAGATGGTCCCCCCTGGACATGGTCGAGGTGCAGGGAAACCAGATAGGGTCGCGGTCTTTGTCACCCTGACACCGGAGCCGGATCGCACAGTGTTCGACCGGCTTGTAAGTGACGACGGCGAGGGATTCTCCGAAGTGGAGATTCTCTCACTTGAGGGGTCCGAGCGCATCGACCCACGCGAGGCAGCTCGTCTCAGCATCAACATCGCGCAACGAATCCGGCAACTGTCAGCCCGCCACGGACGTGCCGAGGTAAACCTCGCCTTCCACGGACCGTTCACGATGGCCGTACTCCTCGGTCGCCACCTGAACACCCTCCGAACCGTTGTCTACGAATTGGACGGCGACATATCGCGCGGACCGTCGTACAAGCCGATGATCGCCCTCGAACCAGGCACGACGGTCGGACCGATCACTGACGTGCTCGCGAGACGCGATTCACCGGCCGAACGGCTCTCGGCCCCGAACGAAGACGCGAGCTGA
- a CDS encoding HNH endonuclease: MEEFTMGTWPTTAARSRLVVLRLWDGRCGHCGTQLVRNRFAPTPRLFEVDHYIPRNPYGGIDAPTNYVASCHDCNHARSNGPVPNPAVHARMARVRSFVNGDSFNDFVRDSMRIEHSTSDGALVVTVRCLEHGWHVENSPDAIDCFERCTRELPLRYRNAEWWSRFGEDSAHVLAAVQEYLHITGLNRPRYSREWRGLHLDLPRYARSPHTALSTLDAMVRGGRDSLSPAAERFTYGRIPLSGTNDSSARTRSTSIEVAEVFEFWKDHGVTSIELLKFWMSNQCPTDLLGHYFDAVDHIQRTGVRKHILALSEYTDLPYWDRVCAFTNYLARHSDR; the protein is encoded by the coding sequence ATGGAGGAGTTCACCATGGGGACCTGGCCGACGACGGCCGCACGCAGTCGCCTCGTTGTCCTTCGGCTCTGGGACGGTCGATGCGGACACTGTGGCACCCAGCTCGTTCGGAACAGATTCGCCCCCACACCGCGTCTGTTCGAGGTAGACCACTACATCCCCCGCAACCCATACGGAGGTATCGACGCTCCGACCAACTACGTCGCCTCTTGTCATGACTGCAATCACGCTCGAAGCAATGGACCGGTCCCCAACCCGGCTGTGCACGCCCGGATGGCGAGGGTCAGGTCTTTCGTCAACGGCGACAGCTTCAATGATTTCGTCCGCGACAGCATGCGCATTGAGCACAGCACCAGCGACGGAGCGCTCGTGGTGACAGTCCGCTGCCTCGAACACGGCTGGCATGTTGAGAACTCTCCCGACGCGATCGATTGCTTCGAGCGCTGCACGCGCGAACTACCCCTGCGATATCGAAATGCCGAATGGTGGAGCCGATTCGGTGAGGACTCCGCGCACGTTCTGGCCGCTGTCCAGGAGTACCTGCACATCACTGGACTCAACCGCCCGAGATATTCTCGCGAGTGGCGCGGGCTTCATCTTGATCTTCCGCGATACGCCCGTTCGCCACACACCGCGCTCTCGACACTCGACGCTATGGTCCGTGGTGGACGCGACTCCTTGAGTCCAGCAGCCGAGCGATTCACGTACGGGCGGATTCCCCTCAGCGGCACTAATGATTCGAGCGCCCGAACTCGTTCGACGAGCATCGAGGTCGCCGAGGTCTTTGAATTCTGGAAGGACCATGGCGTCACGTCGATCGAGCTGCTCAAGTTCTGGATGAGCAACCAGTGCCCCACGGATCTGCTTGGACACTACTTCGATGCGGTCGATCACATTCAGAGGACCGGGGTACGCAAACACATTCTGGCCCTGTCCGAGTACACGGATCTCCCCTACTGGGATCGAGTGTGCGCCTTCACGAACTACCTCGCGCGCCACTCAGATCGATAG
- a CDS encoding metal-sulfur cluster assembly factor translates to MSENAAEAAGTAADPAQAGDNPLNLPTLFDVEEAMRDVVDPELGINVVDLGLVYDLKVDDDAAVLIDMTLTSAACPLQDVIEDQTRAALVSSGLATDAKINWVWMPPWGPDKITDDGREQLRALGFTV, encoded by the coding sequence ATGAGCGAGAACGCTGCTGAGGCCGCCGGTACCGCGGCCGACCCGGCGCAGGCCGGCGACAACCCGCTGAACCTGCCCACCCTGTTCGACGTCGAGGAGGCCATGCGCGACGTGGTCGACCCCGAGCTGGGCATCAACGTGGTCGACCTGGGCCTCGTCTACGACCTCAAGGTCGACGACGACGCCGCGGTCCTCATCGACATGACCCTCACCTCGGCCGCATGCCCCCTGCAGGACGTGATCGAGGACCAGACCCGCGCCGCGCTCGTCTCGTCCGGCCTGGCGACCGACGCCAAGATCAACTGGGTCTGGATGCCCCCGTGGGGCCCCGACAAGATCACCGACGACGGCCGCGAGCAACTGAGGGCGCTCGGCTTCACCGTCTGA
- the sufU gene encoding Fe-S cluster assembly sulfur transfer protein SufU, with amino-acid sequence MRMEQMYQDVILDHYKHPHARGLREPFEAEVHHVNPTCGDEVTLRVHLSDDRETVVDVSYDGQGCSISQASTSVLTDQVIGEPVGEALKMLQSYTEMLQSRGQVEGDEDLIGDGIAFAGVSKYPARVKCALLGWMAFKDALSQIIDSEEKTA; translated from the coding sequence ATGCGCATGGAGCAGATGTATCAGGACGTGATCCTGGACCACTACAAGCACCCGCACGCCCGCGGGCTGCGCGAGCCCTTCGAGGCCGAGGTCCACCACGTCAACCCCACGTGCGGCGACGAGGTGACCCTGCGGGTGCACCTGTCCGACGACCGGGAGACCGTCGTCGACGTCTCGTACGACGGCCAGGGCTGCTCGATCTCCCAGGCCTCCACCTCGGTCCTCACCGACCAGGTGATCGGCGAGCCCGTCGGTGAGGCCCTGAAGATGCTGCAGTCCTACACGGAGATGCTGCAGTCCCGGGGCCAGGTCGAGGGCGACGAGGACCTCATCGGCGACGGCATCGCCTTCGCCGGTGTCTCGAAGTACCCCGCGCGCGTGAAGTGCGCATTGCTCGGCTGGATGGCGTTCAAGGACGCGCTGTCCCAGATCATCGACTCGGAGGAGAAGACGGCATGA
- a CDS encoding cysteine desulfurase, producing MTASVKSALDIDAIRADFPILSRSVRDEKPLVYLDSGATSQRPRPVLDAEWEFLTTHNAAVHRGAHQLAEEATDAYEDARAAIAEFVRVSPDELVFTKNATESLNLVAYTLGDDRSAAVLGGHRLREGDTVVVTELEHHANLVPWQELCRRTGATLKWYSVTDEGRIDLDSLELDDSVKIVAFTHASNVTGAIAPVPELVARARAVGALVVLDACQSVPHSPVDFADLDVDFAAFSGHKMYGPSGVGVLYGKRELLAQLPPFITGGSMIETVTMEGSTYAAPPQRFEAGVPMTSQVVGLGAAVKYLGALGMADVAAHEHALVGAALDRLDAIEGLRIVGPTENRDRGSAVSFVVDGIHAHDLGQVLDDEGVAIRVGHHCAWPLHRRFGVAATARASFGVYNTPAEVDVLADAIVKAQKFFGVI from the coding sequence ATGACCGCCTCGGTGAAGTCCGCCCTGGACATCGACGCGATCCGCGCCGACTTCCCGATCCTGTCCCGCTCGGTCCGCGACGAGAAGCCGCTGGTCTACCTGGATTCCGGCGCGACCTCGCAGCGCCCGCGCCCGGTCCTCGACGCCGAGTGGGAGTTCCTCACCACGCACAACGCCGCCGTGCACCGCGGCGCGCACCAGCTGGCGGAGGAGGCGACCGACGCCTACGAGGACGCGCGCGCGGCGATCGCGGAGTTCGTGCGGGTCTCGCCGGACGAGCTGGTGTTCACCAAGAATGCGACCGAGTCGCTGAACCTGGTGGCGTACACGCTCGGCGACGACCGCTCGGCCGCCGTCCTCGGCGGGCATCGCCTGCGCGAGGGCGACACCGTCGTCGTCACCGAACTGGAGCACCACGCGAACCTCGTGCCCTGGCAGGAGCTGTGCCGTCGCACCGGCGCCACGCTCAAGTGGTACAGCGTCACCGACGAGGGTCGCATCGACCTCGACTCGCTGGAGCTCGATGATTCGGTGAAGATCGTCGCGTTCACGCACGCGTCCAACGTGACCGGCGCGATCGCGCCGGTGCCGGAGCTGGTGGCGCGGGCGCGCGCGGTCGGCGCCCTCGTGGTGCTCGACGCGTGCCAGTCGGTGCCGCACAGCCCCGTCGACTTCGCCGACCTCGACGTGGACTTCGCGGCCTTCTCGGGCCACAAGATGTACGGCCCGTCCGGCGTCGGCGTGCTGTACGGCAAGCGCGAGCTGCTCGCGCAGCTGCCGCCCTTCATCACCGGCGGCTCGATGATCGAGACCGTCACCATGGAGGGCTCGACCTACGCCGCTCCGCCGCAGCGCTTCGAGGCGGGCGTGCCGATGACCTCGCAGGTCGTGGGCCTCGGTGCCGCCGTGAAGTACCTCGGCGCCCTCGGTATGGCCGACGTCGCCGCGCACGAGCACGCGCTCGTGGGCGCCGCGCTCGACCGGCTCGACGCCATCGAAGGCCTGCGGATCGTCGGCCCGACCGAGAACCGGGACCGGGGGAGCGCCGTCTCCTTCGTGGTCGACGGCATCCACGCGCACGACCTCGGGCAGGTGCTCGACGACGAGGGCGTCGCCATCCGCGTGGGCCACCACTGCGCGTGGCCGCTGCACCGCCGGTTCGGCGTGGCCGCGACGGCCCGCGCGTCCTTCGGCGTCTACAACACGCCCGCCGAGGTGGACGTGCTCGCGGACGCGATCGTCAAGGCCCAGAAGTTCTTCGGGGTGATCTGA
- the sufC gene encoding Fe-S cluster assembly ATPase SufC produces the protein MSTLEIRDLHVNVVQADENAEPIQILKGVDLTINSGETHAIMGPNGSGKSTLSYAIAGHPKYEVTQGTITLDGEDVLAMTVDERARAGLFLAMQYPVEVPGVSMSNFLRSAATAVRGEAPKLRHWVKEVKEAMGELSIDAQFGERSVNEGFSGGEKKRHEILQLGLLKPKFAILDETDSGLDVDALRVVSEGVNRYAERENGGVLLITHYTRILRYIHPEFVHVFVNGRIVESGGSELADELEENGYVKFTEAVGA, from the coding sequence TTGTCCACTCTGGAAATCCGTGACCTGCACGTCAACGTCGTGCAGGCGGACGAGAACGCCGAGCCGATCCAGATCCTCAAGGGCGTCGACCTGACGATCAACTCGGGCGAGACCCACGCGATCATGGGCCCCAACGGCTCCGGCAAGTCCACGCTGAGCTACGCCATCGCCGGCCACCCCAAGTACGAGGTGACCCAGGGCACCATCACCCTCGACGGCGAGGACGTCCTCGCGATGACCGTCGACGAGCGCGCCCGCGCCGGCCTGTTCCTGGCCATGCAGTACCCCGTCGAGGTGCCCGGCGTCTCGATGTCGAACTTCCTCCGCTCGGCCGCCACCGCGGTCCGCGGCGAGGCCCCCAAGCTGCGGCACTGGGTCAAGGAGGTCAAGGAGGCGATGGGCGAGCTGTCCATCGACGCGCAGTTCGGCGAGCGCTCGGTCAACGAGGGCTTCTCGGGCGGCGAGAAGAAGCGCCACGAGATCCTCCAGCTGGGCCTGCTCAAGCCGAAGTTCGCGATCCTCGACGAGACCGACTCCGGCCTCGACGTCGACGCCCTGCGCGTCGTCTCCGAGGGCGTGAACCGCTACGCCGAGCGGGAGAACGGCGGCGTCCTGCTCATCACGCACTACACCCGCATCCTGCGCTACATCCACCCCGAGTTCGTGCACGTCTTCGTGAACGGCCGGATCGTGGAGTCGGGCGGCTCCGAGCTGGCCGACGAGCTGGAGGAGAACGGCTACGTGAAGTTCACCGAGGCCGTCGGAGCATGA
- the sufD gene encoding Fe-S cluster assembly protein SufD, whose translation MSNTLNEAVEAHPVANKGELFTSFDAAAFEVPSHRDEAWRFTPLRRLRGLHDGSAQADGAVTATVDATPEGVSFETVAKGDERLGQGGTPFDRVAAQAFTSMTEAFVLTVAKEAEVAEPVFVRIAGPGEGKTAFTHIQVRLERHARAVVVLDHTGSGTVAENIEIILGDGAALQIIDAQDFADDAVWVTQHHVRVGRDAHVRHFAVQLGGELVRMTPRVQFDAPGGNAELFGLYFADDGQHLEQRLLVDHSVPNCKSNVVYKGALQGDPSSKLPDAHTVWVGDVLIRAEAEGTDTFELNRNLVLTDGARADSVPNLEIETGEIEGAGHASATGRFDDEQLFYLRSRGIPEDEARRLVVRGFFQELIDRISVPELRERLSAAIENELATAGV comes from the coding sequence GTGAGCAACACTCTCAACGAGGCCGTCGAGGCCCACCCCGTCGCCAACAAGGGCGAGCTGTTCACGTCCTTCGACGCGGCCGCCTTCGAGGTCCCCAGCCACCGCGACGAGGCGTGGCGGTTCACGCCGCTGCGCCGCCTCAGGGGCCTGCACGACGGGTCCGCGCAGGCCGACGGTGCCGTGACCGCCACCGTCGACGCGACGCCGGAGGGCGTGAGCTTCGAGACCGTCGCCAAGGGCGACGAGCGACTCGGCCAGGGCGGCACGCCCTTCGACCGGGTCGCGGCGCAGGCCTTCACCTCCATGACGGAGGCCTTCGTGCTGACCGTCGCCAAGGAGGCCGAGGTCGCGGAGCCGGTGTTCGTCCGCATCGCCGGGCCGGGCGAGGGGAAGACCGCCTTCACGCACATCCAGGTGCGGCTCGAGCGGCACGCCCGCGCCGTGGTCGTGCTCGACCACACCGGCTCGGGCACGGTCGCCGAGAACATCGAGATCATCCTCGGCGACGGTGCCGCGCTGCAGATCATCGACGCGCAGGACTTCGCCGACGACGCCGTGTGGGTCACCCAGCACCACGTGCGCGTGGGCCGCGACGCCCACGTCCGGCACTTCGCGGTGCAGCTCGGCGGCGAACTGGTCCGCATGACCCCGCGCGTGCAGTTCGACGCCCCCGGCGGCAACGCCGAACTGTTCGGCCTCTACTTCGCCGACGACGGCCAGCACCTCGAGCAGCGCCTGCTGGTCGACCACTCGGTGCCGAACTGCAAGTCGAACGTCGTCTACAAGGGCGCGCTGCAGGGCGATCCGTCCTCGAAGCTGCCCGACGCGCACACCGTGTGGGTCGGCGACGTGCTGATCCGCGCCGAGGCCGAGGGCACCGACACCTTCGAGCTCAACCGCAACCTGGTCCTGACCGACGGTGCCCGCGCCGACTCGGTGCCGAACCTGGAGATCGAGACCGGCGAGATCGAGGGCGCGGGCCACGCCAGCGCCACCGGCCGGTTCGACGACGAGCAGCTGTTCTACCTGCGCTCGCGCGGCATCCCCGAGGACGAGGCCCGCCGCCTGGTCGTGCGCGGCTTCTTCCAGGAGCTGATCGACCGGATCTCCGTCCCCGAGCTGCGTGAGCGGCTCTCCGCAGCCATCGAGAACGAACTCGCCACCGCCGGCGTCTAA
- the sufB gene encoding Fe-S cluster assembly protein SufB — MTTVENGPLSQEETIASLGTYGYGWHDSDAAGASAQRGLSEAVVADISAKKNESEWMLQQRLKALSIFEKKPMPSWGSDLDGIDFDNIKYFVRSSEKQAESWEDLPEDIKNTYDKLGIPEAEKQRLVAGVAAQYESEVVYHSIRADLEEKGVIFMDTDTGLREHPELFEEYFGSVIPAGDNKFSALNTAVWSGGSFIYVPKGVHVDIPLQAYFRINTENMGQFERTLIIVDEDAYVHYVEGCTAPIYKSDSLHSAVVEIVVKKGGRCRYTTIQNWSNNVYNLVTKRAKAEAGATMEWIDGNIGSKVTMKYPAVWMMGEHAKGEVLSVAFAGEGQHQDTGSKMVHFAPNTSSNIVSKSVARGGGRASYRGLIQINKGAHGSKSTVKCDALLVDTISRSDTYPYVDIREDDVTMGHEATVSKVSDDQLFYLMSRGLTEDEAMAMVVRGFVEPIAKELPMEYALELNRLIELQMEGSVG, encoded by the coding sequence ATGACAACGGTCGAGAACGGCCCGCTGTCCCAGGAGGAGACCATCGCCTCCCTGGGCACCTACGGCTACGGCTGGCACGACTCCGACGCCGCCGGCGCGTCGGCCCAGCGCGGACTCTCCGAGGCCGTGGTCGCGGACATCTCTGCGAAGAAGAACGAGTCCGAGTGGATGCTGCAGCAGCGCCTCAAGGCCCTCAGCATCTTCGAGAAGAAGCCGATGCCCTCCTGGGGCAGCGACCTCGACGGCATCGACTTCGACAACATCAAGTACTTCGTGCGCTCCTCCGAGAAGCAGGCCGAGTCCTGGGAGGACCTGCCCGAGGACATCAAGAACACGTACGACAAGCTCGGCATCCCCGAGGCGGAGAAGCAGCGCCTCGTCGCCGGCGTCGCCGCGCAGTACGAGTCCGAGGTGGTCTACCACTCGATCCGCGCCGACCTGGAGGAGAAGGGTGTCATCTTCATGGACACCGACACCGGTCTGCGTGAGCACCCGGAGCTCTTCGAGGAGTACTTCGGCTCGGTGATCCCCGCGGGCGACAACAAGTTCTCGGCGCTGAACACCGCCGTGTGGTCGGGCGGCTCGTTCATCTACGTGCCCAAGGGCGTCCACGTGGACATCCCGCTGCAGGCCTACTTCCGGATCAACACCGAGAACATGGGCCAGTTCGAGCGCACCCTGATCATCGTCGACGAGGACGCCTACGTGCACTACGTGGAGGGCTGCACCGCGCCGATCTACAAGTCGGATTCGCTGCACTCCGCGGTCGTCGAGATCGTCGTCAAGAAGGGCGGCCGCTGCCGCTACACGACCATCCAGAACTGGTCGAACAACGTCTACAACCTGGTCACCAAGCGGGCCAAGGCCGAGGCCGGCGCCACCATGGAGTGGATCGACGGCAACATCGGCTCCAAGGTCACCATGAAGTACCCGGCCGTGTGGATGATGGGCGAGCACGCCAAGGGCGAGGTGCTCTCCGTGGCGTTCGCCGGCGAGGGCCAGCACCAGGACACCGGCTCGAAGATGGTGCACTTCGCGCCGAACACGTCGAGCAACATCGTCAGCAAGTCGGTCGCCCGCGGCGGCGGCCGGGCGAGCTACCGCGGCCTGATCCAGATCAACAAGGGCGCGCACGGCAGCAAGTCCACCGTGAAGTGCGACGCGCTGCTGGTCGACACGATCTCCCGCTCGGACACCTACCCGTACGTCGACATCCGTGAGGACGACGTGACGATGGGCCACGAGGCCACCGTCTCGAAGGTCTCCGACGACCAGCTCTTCTACCTGATGAGCCGCGGCCTCACGGAGGACGAGGCCATGGCCATGGTGGTGCGCGGCTTCGTCGAGCCCATCGCCAAGGAGCTGCCGATGGAGTACGCGCTCGAGCTGAACCGCCTGATCGAACTGCAGATGGAAGGGTCCGTGGGCTAG
- a CDS encoding helix-turn-helix transcriptional regulator: protein MLEVLGELGNNRVVKYEQHEAHASSAQRDGDTRDAVVGLLMNRGQATAADIGEALGITTTAVRRHLDNLLEAGDVTVAPPSGLGGRGRGRPAKEFLLTPSGRRRLGQGYDALAVDALRALREVGGEEAVRTFARRRAEQAIGTISPTESADPVDGARRIAASLSDAGFSADAREVGNGVQICQHHCPVSEVASEFPELCEAEISAIEQALGTHVQRLATIANGDRACTTHVPLERVVREQPAKELR from the coding sequence TTGCTGGAAGTGCTGGGCGAATTAGGAAACAATCGTGTTGTGAAATACGAGCAGCACGAGGCGCACGCCTCATCGGCCCAGCGTGACGGGGACACCCGTGACGCCGTGGTCGGGCTGCTCATGAACCGGGGCCAGGCCACCGCGGCCGATATCGGCGAGGCCCTGGGTATCACGACGACCGCCGTGCGCCGCCACCTCGACAATCTGCTCGAGGCGGGCGACGTGACGGTCGCGCCACCGTCGGGCCTGGGCGGCCGGGGGCGGGGACGTCCTGCGAAGGAGTTCCTGCTCACGCCCTCCGGGCGGCGGCGCCTCGGCCAGGGCTACGACGCCCTGGCGGTCGACGCCCTCCGCGCCCTGCGCGAGGTCGGCGGCGAGGAGGCGGTGCGCACCTTCGCGCGGCGCCGGGCCGAGCAGGCCATCGGCACCATCAGCCCCACCGAGTCCGCGGACCCGGTGGACGGTGCCCGTAGGATCGCGGCGTCGCTCTCGGACGCCGGATTCTCCGCCGATGCCCGAGAAGTGGGCAACGGCGTCCAGATCTGCCAACACCACTGCCCGGTGTCGGAGGTCGCATCCGAATTCCCCGAACTGTGCGAGGCCGAAATTTCGGCGATCGAACAGGCGTTGGGAACTCATGTACAGCGTTTGGCCACCATCGCCAATGGTGACCGCGCATGCACCACCCACGTGCCTCTTGAGCGCGTGGTCCGCGAGCAACCCGCTAAGGAGCTTCGATGA